In Vibrio sp. STUT-A11, a genomic segment contains:
- the rplJ gene encoding 50S ribosomal protein L10, with product MALNLQDKKAIVAEVNEAASGALSAVVADSRGVEVGAMTSLRKQAREAGVYMKVVRNTLARRAVQGTDYECLVETFSGPTLIAFSNEHPGAAARLFKDFAKENKDFEIKAAAFEGALTDAEVLATLPTYDEAIARLMMCMKEASAGKLVRTFAAIRDQKEEAAA from the coding sequence ATGGCTTTAAACCTTCAAGACAAAAAAGCAATTGTTGCTGAAGTCAACGAAGCTGCCAGTGGTGCACTTTCTGCAGTTGTAGCTGATTCTCGTGGCGTTGAAGTGGGCGCAATGACTTCTCTACGTAAACAAGCTCGTGAAGCTGGCGTTTACATGAAAGTCGTGCGTAACACTCTAGCACGTCGTGCGGTTCAGGGTACAGACTACGAGTGTCTAGTTGAGACATTCTCTGGTCCTACTCTAATCGCGTTCTCTAACGAGCACCCAGGTGCTGCAGCGCGTCTTTTCAAAGACTTCGCTAAAGAGAACAAAGACTTCGAGATCAAAGCTGCTGCATTTGAAGGCGCGCTAACTGACGCTGAAGTACTAGCGACACTACCAACTTACGACGAAGCAATCGCACGCCTAATGATGTGCATGAAAGAAGCTTCTGCTGGCAAGCTGGTACGTACCTTCGCTGCTATCCGCGATCAAAAAGAAGAAGCAGCGGCATAA
- the rplL gene encoding 50S ribosomal protein L7/L12 has protein sequence MSITNEQILDAVAEMSVMQVVELIEAMEEKFGVSAAAAVVAGGAAAGEAAAEQTEFDVILEAAGGNKVAVIKAVRGATGLGLKEAKGLVDGAPAPLKEGVEKAEAEALKAQLEEAGATVAIK, from the coding sequence ATGTCTATTACTAACGAGCAAATCCTAGACGCAGTTGCAGAAATGTCTGTAATGCAAGTTGTTGAACTAATCGAAGCAATGGAAGAGAAATTCGGTGTTTCTGCTGCTGCTGCTGTTGTAGCTGGCGGCGCTGCTGCAGGCGAAGCTGCTGCTGAGCAAACTGAATTCGACGTAATCCTAGAAGCTGCTGGCGGTAACAAAGTTGCTGTAATCAAAGCAGTACGCGGCGCAACTGGCCTAGGTCTTAAAGAAGCTAAAGGTCTTGTAGACGGCGCTCCAGCACCTCTTAAAGAAGGTGTTGAGAAAGCAGAAGCTGAAGCTCTTAAAGCTCAGCTAGAAGAAGCTGGTGCAACTGTTGCTATTAAGTAA
- the rpoB gene encoding DNA-directed RNA polymerase subunit beta — MVYSYTEKKRIRKDFGTRPQVLDIPYLLSIQLDSFDKFIEQDPEGQYGLEAAFRSVFPIQSYNGNSELQYVSYRLGEPVFDVKECQIRGVTYSKPLRVKLRLVIFDKDAPAGTVKDIKEQEVYMGEIPLMTDNGTFVINGTERVIVSQLHRSPGVFFDSDKGKTHSSGKVLYNARVIPYRGSWLDFEFDPKDNLYVRIDRRRKLPASIILRALGKSSEEILDIFFEKVNFEVKDQTLLMELVPDRLRGETASFDIEADGKVYVEQGRRVTARHIRQLEKDGVDHIEVPVEYIVGKVASKDYINEATGEIIVNANQEISLEALANLSQAGHKALEVLFTNDLDHGPFMSETLRIDSTVDRISALVEIYRMMRPGEPPTKEAAEALFESLFFSEERYDLSTVGRMKFNSSIGREDAQEQGTLDETDIVEVMKKLIAIRNGIGEVDDIDHLGNRRIRSVGEMAENQFRVGLVRVERAVKERLSLGDLDAIMPQDLINAKPISAAVKEFFGSSQLSQFMDQNNPLSEVTHKRRISALGPGGLTRERAGFEVRDVHVTHYGRLCPIETPEGPNIGLINSLSAFARCNEYGFLETPYRRVVDGVVTDEVDYLSAIEEGQFVIAQANAALTEEGTFADELITARQKGESGLHPREHAQYMDVATNQVVSIAASLIPFLEHDDANRALMGANMQRQAVPTLKADKPLVGTGIERNVAVDSGVTAVAKRGGVIQSVDASRIVVKVNEEELVPGEAGIDIYNLTKYTRSNQNTCINQRPCVMPGEPVSRGDVLADGPSTDLGELALGQNMRIAFMPWNGYNFEDSILVSERVVQEDRFTTIHIQELTCVARDTKLGSEEITADIPNVGESALSKLDESGIVYIGAEVKGGDILVGKVTPKGETQLTPEEKLLRAIFGEKASDVKDTSLRVPNSVSGTIIDVQVFTRDGVEKDKRALEIEQMQLKEAKKDLTEEFQILEGGLLNRVKAVLIEGGYSEAKLESTDRKKWLELTLEDDALQTQLEQLAEQWDELKADFDKKFETKRRKITQGDDLAPGVLKIVKVYLAVKRRIQPGDKMAGRHGNKGVISKINPVEDMPYDEKGQPVDIVLNPLGVPSRMNIGQILEVHLGLAAKGIGDKINQMVKEQQELAKFREFLQKVYDLGDTRQKVDVASLSDDEVRTLIKNLRGGLPIATPVFDGASEPLIKELLKLADLPESGQLTLFDGRTGDAFERPVTVGYMYMLKLNHLVDDKMHARSTGSYSLVTQQPLGGKAQFGGQRFGEMEVWALEAYGAAYTLQEMLTVKSDDVNGRTKMYKNIVDGSHSMEPGMPESFNVLLKEIRSLGINIELEDEE, encoded by the coding sequence ATGGTTTACTCTTATACCGAGAAAAAGCGCATCCGTAAGGACTTTGGTACTCGTCCACAAGTTTTGGACATTCCATACCTGCTATCGATCCAGCTCGATTCGTTCGACAAATTTATCGAACAGGATCCTGAAGGTCAATACGGTCTTGAAGCTGCTTTCCGTTCTGTATTTCCAATTCAGAGCTACAACGGCAATTCTGAGCTGCAATACGTTAGCTACCGTCTTGGTGAGCCAGTTTTTGACGTTAAAGAATGTCAAATCCGCGGTGTAACTTACTCAAAGCCACTACGTGTAAAACTACGCCTAGTTATCTTTGATAAAGACGCGCCAGCAGGTACTGTAAAAGACATTAAAGAACAAGAAGTCTACATGGGTGAGATTCCACTCATGACAGACAATGGTACCTTCGTAATCAACGGTACCGAGAGGGTTATCGTATCCCAGCTGCACCGAAGCCCAGGCGTGTTCTTCGACAGCGATAAGGGTAAGACCCACTCATCAGGTAAAGTTCTATACAACGCACGTGTTATTCCTTACCGTGGTTCATGGCTTGATTTCGAGTTTGATCCTAAGGATAACCTGTACGTGCGTATCGACCGCCGTCGTAAGCTACCAGCATCGATCATTCTTCGTGCACTAGGTAAATCGTCTGAAGAAATCCTAGATATCTTCTTCGAGAAAGTGAACTTCGAAGTGAAAGACCAAACTCTACTGATGGAGTTGGTTCCAGATCGTCTACGTGGTGAAACTGCGTCATTCGACATCGAAGCTGATGGTAAAGTTTACGTAGAGCAAGGTCGTCGCGTAACGGCTCGTCATATCCGCCAACTAGAGAAAGATGGCGTTGATCACATCGAAGTACCTGTTGAGTACATCGTTGGTAAAGTTGCATCGAAAGATTACATCAACGAAGCAACAGGCGAGATCATTGTTAATGCTAACCAGGAAATCAGCCTGGAAGCACTAGCGAACCTATCTCAGGCTGGCCACAAAGCACTAGAAGTTCTGTTTACGAACGATCTAGACCACGGTCCATTCATGTCAGAAACACTACGCATCGACAGCACGGTTGATCGTATTTCTGCGCTGGTAGAAATCTACCGCATGATGCGCCCTGGTGAGCCGCCAACAAAAGAAGCTGCAGAAGCACTATTCGAAAGCCTATTCTTCTCTGAAGAGCGTTACGATCTATCGACTGTTGGTCGTATGAAGTTCAACAGCTCTATCGGTCGTGAAGATGCTCAAGAGCAAGGCACACTTGACGAAACTGATATCGTTGAAGTGATGAAGAAGCTTATCGCGATCCGTAACGGTATCGGTGAAGTGGACGATATCGACCACTTGGGTAACCGTCGTATCCGTTCTGTAGGCGAAATGGCTGAGAACCAATTCCGCGTAGGTCTAGTACGTGTTGAGCGTGCAGTTAAAGAGCGTCTAAGTCTAGGCGACCTTGACGCAATCATGCCTCAAGACTTGATCAATGCGAAGCCAATTTCTGCAGCAGTTAAAGAATTCTTTGGCTCTTCACAGCTTTCACAGTTCATGGACCAAAACAACCCACTATCAGAAGTCACGCACAAGCGTCGTATTTCTGCATTGGGTCCTGGCGGTCTGACTCGTGAACGTGCTGGCTTCGAAGTTCGAGACGTACACGTAACTCACTACGGCCGTCTATGTCCTATCGAAACGCCTGAAGGTCCAAACATCGGTCTGATCAACTCTCTATCTGCGTTTGCGCGTTGTAACGAGTACGGTTTCCTAGAGACTCCATACCGTCGCGTTGTAGATGGTGTTGTGACAGACGAAGTAGATTACCTATCTGCAATCGAAGAAGGCCAATTTGTTATCGCTCAGGCTAACGCTGCGTTAACTGAAGAAGGTACGTTTGCAGATGAGCTGATCACAGCTCGTCAAAAAGGTGAATCTGGTCTACACCCTCGTGAGCACGCTCAGTACATGGACGTTGCGACAAACCAGGTTGTATCTATCGCTGCATCGCTTATCCCGTTCCTAGAACACGATGATGCGAACCGTGCATTGATGGGTGCGAACATGCAACGTCAGGCAGTTCCAACACTGAAAGCTGACAAACCGCTTGTTGGTACTGGTATTGAACGTAACGTAGCCGTTGACTCAGGTGTAACTGCAGTAGCGAAACGTGGTGGTGTAATCCAGTCTGTAGATGCTTCTCGTATCGTTGTTAAAGTGAACGAAGAAGAGCTGGTACCTGGCGAAGCGGGTATCGACATCTACAACCTGACTAAATACACACGTTCTAACCAGAACACATGTATTAACCAGCGCCCATGTGTGATGCCAGGTGAACCTGTATCACGCGGTGACGTACTTGCTGATGGTCCATCAACAGACCTTGGTGAGCTAGCGCTTGGTCAAAACATGCGTATCGCGTTCATGCCTTGGAACGGTTACAACTTCGAAGACTCGATCTTAGTATCAGAGCGCGTAGTTCAAGAAGACCGCTTCACGACTATCCACATTCAAGAACTGACTTGTGTGGCACGTGATACTAAGCTGGGCTCTGAAGAGATCACAGCGGATATTCCAAACGTAGGTGAGTCTGCTCTGTCTAAACTGGACGAGTCAGGTATCGTTTACATCGGTGCTGAAGTTAAGGGTGGCGACATCCTGGTTGGTAAAGTAACACCTAAAGGTGAAACTCAGCTAACGCCTGAAGAGAAGCTACTACGTGCGATCTTCGGTGAAAAAGCATCGGATGTTAAAGATACGTCACTACGTGTACCTAACTCTGTATCAGGTACGATCATCGACGTTCAAGTCTTCACTCGCGATGGCGTAGAGAAAGACAAGCGTGCGCTTGAAATCGAACAGATGCAGCTTAAAGAAGCGAAGAAAGACCTAACTGAAGAATTCCAGATTCTTGAGGGTGGCCTTCTAAACCGTGTGAAAGCGGTTCTGATTGAAGGCGGTTACTCTGAAGCGAAACTAGAGTCTACTGATCGTAAGAAGTGGCTAGAGCTAACGCTGGAAGATGACGCACTACAAACTCAGCTAGAGCAACTTGCTGAGCAGTGGGACGAGCTAAAAGCTGACTTCGATAAGAAGTTCGAAACTAAGCGTCGCAAGATCACTCAAGGTGATGATCTGGCACCTGGCGTACTGAAGATCGTTAAGGTTTACCTAGCGGTTAAACGTCGCATCCAGCCTGGTGATAAGATGGCCGGTCGTCACGGTAACAAGGGTGTAATCTCTAAGATCAACCCTGTTGAAGACATGCCATACGATGAAAAAGGTCAGCCTGTAGACATCGTGCTTAACCCACTGGGTGTACCTTCGCGTATGAACATCGGTCAGATCCTGGAAGTTCACTTAGGTCTGGCTGCGAAAGGTATCGGTGACAAGATCAACCAGATGGTTAAAGAGCAGCAAGAGCTAGCGAAATTCCGCGAGTTCCTGCAAAAAGTTTACGATCTAGGCGACACTCGCCAGAAAGTAGACGTTGCTTCTCTTTCTGATGATGAAGTACGTACACTGATCAAGAACCTGCGTGGCGGTCTACCAATCGCGACGCCAGTATTTGACGGTGCTTCTGAGCCTCTAATCAAAGAGCTGCTAAAACTAGCAGACCTACCAGAATCTGGTCAGCTAACGCTGTTTGATGGTCGCACAGGTGATGCGTTTGAGCGTCCTGTAACGGTTGGTTACATGTACATGCTGAAACTGAACCACCTTGTTGATGACAAGATGCACGCTCGTTCAACTGGTTCGTACAGCCTAGTAACTCAGCAACCACTTGGTGGTAAAGCTCAGTTCGGTGGTCAGCGTTTCGGTGAGATGGAAGTATGGGCACTGGAAGCATACGGTGCAGCTTATACTCTACAAGAAATGCTAACTGTTAAGTCGGATGACGTTAACGGCCGTACTAAGATGTACAAGAACATCGTAGACGGAAGCCATAGCATGGAACCTGGTATGCCAGAATCGTTCAACGTATTGTTGAAAGAGATCCGCTCGCTAGGTATCAACATCGAGCTAGAAGACGAAGAGTAA